Below is a window of Camelina sativa cultivar DH55 chromosome 11, Cs, whole genome shotgun sequence DNA.
aaagttagagtTAAACCTGtaatataataaactacaatttttagttttttagtaAAATACCAATGTATAATTGCGAGATTTTGGAAGTTGTTTAAAGTTGTTCCataataacaaacaacaaaattctaaattatatatacttaaacttatttgatttgttttatcggtctggaaataaaaaaaaaaggtgtcaTTTAtgtcttattttaaatttagaacgagaacaaaaaaaagactagaaaaaacaagaggaaaacaagaattaaaaaaaaactaaccaccaagttaaaagaaaaaaaaaagattatgctccttagaaattttaaaaagccAAAGAAGTACTAATCTCTATGAtccattgaaaataaaaaatcataggCTCCGATTGATAACCTACCAAGGAACAAAAATAATGAGGAggaataagaataaaaaagaacgatccagaaaagaaaaaatgataaaaaagaaCGAGATGACAACGGgtaaatcaaattataaaaactttgtttaAAAAACATGACCAGAAAATAAAGATAACGAGACGAGATCATAAAATTGGATCAAAATCTTAATTTCaactttaaaatatcaaatattgcATATGATACACCACATTTCTCTTACTATTTGCTCTCTCGAAATaaacatactatatttttttaatataggtgtcattataaataacaaaaacaaatctgataaattttattctaatccgaattaaatacaaatcaaataatgttctaaaaaaaattacaaacataaCTCCATgcatatgtaatatattatgaaCATGATAGcgaatttagtttttgaaatcaaccccGCAAGGTGCGGATCCgaacctaatatatatatacatcatacgatatattgatataaatttaatggcacaatGTACACCATTACAACATTTAAGGCTTCACCTAGATGCAAGTTGTTGCATTAACTATTTGATCCACGTGATTATTCATCAAAATATAGTGTTAAGTGCAAATTAATGTTATGTTTtgtgaaaaattgaaaattgtcGGGTTACTTAAAGGAAATACATCTTCCAAAATTAAGTACGACGTACAACTTTACgtatcaaaaaatcaaaattattcgAATGTGACTTGTACTTCATGTTTCGCTTcggttatatatagatttttctccttttgaaatgTACTTGGAacatattttgtgtgtttgcatatatatagttacgGTTCAGTTTGGATCTAAAACTATCTTAAActtaattagtatattatatgaTTACTGTAAGACAtaagtttaatttgtttaatatgaCTGAagttattttaaagtttaacaaaaaatcgattatttttattttatttaaaatacgTGGTTGAACCGGTAACACAACTTTGTTTGTGGAGGTTCGATTTTGAAgttttctttattgatttttttttttttttaacttttgatttGGTCCGATCAATGAAACGGAAATAGACAGCCCCTAATAAAATTTGATGggatatcttattatatattgtgCATATAACACTAGAAGGTACGTACCAAACAAACTTCTCATTTCTCTCCACTCGAAACGTTCACAACAATGAGAAGTCATCAAACACATTCTTCTTCAGCTgtttccttcatcttcttcctcttcctatTGTTCAGCCCCTTCTCATTCTCTACGTCAAAACTAGAACCTGTTAAACATAACCCTAAAAGGAAACAATCAGTTTCAGCTATTCTCGTTTTTGGAGATTCGACCGTGGATCCGGGCAATAACAACTACATCAATACGATATTCAAATCTGATTTTCCTCCCTATGGACTcgatttcaaaaacaaaattcccaCGGGTAGATTTTGCAACGGTCGACTCGCCACAGATTTCATTGGTTAGTGTTCGTATACACAATAGAAGTATCTTGATTCTATATTTCTATCTATATAATGAACCTAAATATCGTATATATACGTATGCGTAGCTTCATACCTTGGTGTGAAGGAGAATGTGCCACCATATTTGGACCCAAATCTTGGAGTAAATGAGTTAATAACTGGAGTTAGCTTTGCTTCAGCTGGATCTGGATATGATCCTCTCACTCCAACCATTACTGTTAGTGTCCAATCTCCATCTCGATTCtcctctttaaaatttttagacatCATTAAGAACGTAAAAAAGAATGATGTACATTAAGGTCGttattttagtatatattaCCATAACCATTTTGTTGCTAATATAAGGCTTCTAAACCTAAATCGaagatcaaatatatatgatggtttgaCTATAAATTTCAAGATGGttattactatattattttgtcAACTGGCCTTGtctaaattaaccaaaaaaataagatagaGTTCCAGAAGCTAAATTACATTTGTAACGACTACATTTGAGGATAATATATCGATGCTCATTGCCCAATATGGAAAGTACATATTACATCCTTCAATACTCAATGTACATATAGatgtatatatgaaattataaacaGACATATCATTTATCTGCCGGGCCTATTTCACtggatttttaattatatttcaagaaaaaaattgaaatctcaTATGTTTATCCGTGGGTAGTTCTAGAATGTGAAGAAATAAGTAATAAGTAATataatgacaaaaacaaaatcaatcactACGTGATGTGGTTGACGACGacaaataaagtattttatttatttcgtcCCTTTCATTCTAGCTTGTAGTTTTTTTAGTCGCCACTATTAGGGTAATTAGTCTTTTTAAAAAGAGCACATGTTCAAATCACCCAATTATTATTTAAGTAAGAtgaaattatacaaaaaaaattataccaaTTATTGCACTGTGTTATTTATTTGGTACACTTTtggaataaataaattatagtatCTTGTTGGGTGTGTTGTTGCTTTCATTGTGGTGTGGTACAGAGCGTGATAGACATTCCGACTCAGCTAGAGTATTTCAAAGAATACAAGAGAAAATTAGAGAGTAAAATGGGGAAAGAAAGAATGGAGAAACACATAGAAGAAGCTTTGTTTGTTGTAAGTGCAGGAACCAACGATTTCGTCATTAGTTATTTCATAGTTCCAATACGAAGGAAGACTTTCACTATCGAAGCTTATCAGCAATTCGTTATATCCAATCTCAAGCAATTTATCCAGGTGACATTCATATATTCTTGATTTTAGGGGATATACCTAAaacgtttcttctttttattattttctaatttcaatGTTCAATTTTTATTCAGTCAATTAtgatttgtaaaaattaaaaaaaaatcttaaacacGAAATTAACGTCTATATATaatctcattttattttgtatggGTTTGAATATTAATTTGTTCAAATTCTGTTTTCTAACTAATTTGTAGTTAATTACAaaagaatattcaaaacatttatttatatgattatcttagttttaggtttttaaaaaaatattaacttagaattctaaaaccaaaatttgtaGATAAATACATTATAAGAGCACAAAAAACAGGTTTTAGTTCAAGATACCACAATTCtgataaatttccaaaatatacCCCAAACATTAGGCCTATCAAAAGAACTCAAGTTTTATTAAAGATAATTATATTACCcgaaagttttatatataatattttcttagacCTTCGATAAATTAGTGATGTATCTGgaatttttttcatatgtttttagATAGTAGCTTTATTAAAGGAAACATAAAGGTAGGGTTTagggaaattttaaaaaatttgttatgaTTTCGGTTTGACTTGAATACTAAGTCAAACACACATATATTTATGAGTACTAAGTTAATTTAAGTTAAACATTTGACTTCGGGCTTCGCTCTCATTTGAATTGTTAAAATTAGCTTTTCCAGTCTAGCTCAATTTCAGAATTTTCCGGTTTCAGTTGTTCGGTTTAGATTTTGActggttttttaatttttccttttggGAAAAtcgattattttgtttaaagataCAGtacatttagaaaaagaaaatacttaTATGTATTGTGGATATATatggttagggtttatggaAAGAAGGAGCAAGAAAGATAGTGGTGGTAGGTTTACCACCAATTGGGTGTTTGCCGATTGTTATAACATTATTCTCCGGCGAAGCATTGACTAACCGTCGTTGCATTGACCGTTTCTCTGCCGTGGCTACAAACTATAATTACCTCTTACAAAAAGAATTGGGTCTTATGCAAATGAGTTTGGCCGGATCCAAGATCCTTTACCTCGACGTTTATAACTCATTATATGAGATCATTCATGATCATCACAAATTCGGTACGTAATAGTTCGGAcacaatttttaattagttgagttatcattatattttagtCTATACATTTTGATCTTTAGGACTTATGGTCTCtgttagggtttagactttaggatatgtggtttttttttttgaacaaaaaggaTATGTGGTTAATTAAGATGTTTCTTTTTACACTATTTTGTTAATGTGAAAACATGAAACATTTAAACTATTTTCTACTTCTTTACAAAATTTAAGCTATATTATTACTTTTCAACTTTATATTGGTTTTTAAGTGGCAGTCTATCACAAGCCGAAATTATCCTGCAGTTCTAAAAAGACGACCaatgataaaattatacaaaCTATGGATCTATAGTTATTAGTAAAGTATTCCattatcatattaatataaataatatattttcaagatTACGATATTTTTGCATTGTCACGAGTCATAAATTTGGTTTCAAAGATacagtaaatatttttattttttgtatgttagGGTTTGAGGAAGGGAGCAGTGGATGTTGTGGAAGTGGATACCTAGAGACATCGTTTCTGTGTAATCCAAAGTCATATGTGTGTCCAAATACATCTGCTTATGTCTTTTTTGATTCTATCCATCCAAGTGAGAAGACTTACTTCAATGTTTTTAAATCTCAACGACGGATCTATGATTCTATTATAGAATTATAGATTGTTTCTGATTATGATCACTGATTCACTATTAGCTGATGTCAATAAACTCAGACTTTTTTCTTCCATTATTAGTGATGAGATGTGCTACTAGTCTATGTATTTATATTTCaagttgaaataaaataaatttaacgtTATACAATACatgattttttgtatttttttgttaagttgaACTGCTTCTATTAATCatagaaaatgaagaagaatatgtAGTGTGATGACTTGTCATGCATGTTGTGACGTTTGGACTGGATAGAAGTGAGAACTGAGAAATTCTAATGTAAgtatattgtatttttgtatggaaatttttttaagaacaaacaaaagcaTACCATATGGCCGGTCCAATAAATTTGGTGGCACGAAGCcaacaaaaaatttatgaaccttttttataatttattgtaataatgtgtatatatatgtatattcttaaaatgaaaatgaaaaaaattaagcaatacaacgaaaaaaaaatatgtgtatacaaaaaaattttaaaaaaaatatgtgatctgaaaaacatttttttagttaaataatactattgttaaaaggatttttgaatttttagagTAATATTTTTAGAACTTGGGCTTAGTATCTGTGCTATGGGCCGGGTCTGACCATATCGAGAAATAGACTGTCACGTACAAATATTATTTTCGTTGTACATGTAAACAAAATGGTGGGGTTTGGATTCgactgattttattttgttttatgataaaaaataatactcttATTATATGAATATGAGTCATATGACTATTAATGGTTAGGTTAATCGAAAGaaggaacaaaacaaataaaaatggcAAGGTTACCACCGTGTTTACCgattgttaattttttctcCAGCGAAACATTGACTAACCGTCATTGCAATGATCGGTTCTCCATCGTGGCCACAAATTACATTTTTCTGTTagtttcttacaaaactaaTTGGGCTTCATGCAAATGAGTTTGGCCCATCTTAGATCTGAAATccgagatttttattttctcgaCGAACCCGATCCATAGTCGATCTCTATTGTACAGGGTGACACAATATAGTGTTGTTGAATCTAGATCGGTCGCAGATGTAACCACTTGAATAAaaactcttctccttctttgttttttttgtcaaacactcTTCCCTTTcaaaaggtaatatatatattgatgaatttataaaattgttaTACAATCGTTCGTACAGCCAAAGTGGAGGTGAAAAACACCTAATTGACGTCTATGACTATAacccacaacaaaaaaaacaggcGTCTATGACTATAACAcaccaacaacaataaaataaaaacaaacaaaaaaacaatgcCATATAAAAAACAGATTGTTATGTgcaatattttttctaatttgattGAGATAATTTCTTCATTTAGaatttttaatgatattttttatataatttcaatataactatatttatctatttatatatgatatctttagttttttttttgggatttttaattttttttattagtactCTTTCATCTGTTAGGTTCACATAACCCTAAGCGactataatatataatacttttaaaggattgtttttaaaaaacaaaatatatgcaaattataaacaaaatataaacaaaatgccaaaataaaaaaatgaaaaagaaaaaaaaagaaaaagatagagatTTAAGTTTAAAGTTGAgaacataaaaaccaaaatagatAAACGCGCAATAGCATAAATTTAATTAAGCAATATGAAAAACATaatagtttatataaaaatgtaaaaatatcaatattcaTCGATTTTTGTTTCATCGTCTCAAACTTATACTTaaactagataaggacccgcccgatgtgcatgtttaaagttttgtaaataaaattaagtttaatatatactttatttataaaaattattttgttataatacactgggGAGAAAACCTTGCgtctaaaactactacaataaattttaaaatacagtattagaaaaagaagatgcatatattaatcttccattttttttgggtcgatatattaatcttacatattccaAAATGAAAAGTAGAAAGtatgagtatattttggttttaaaaaataaggaaaatttgtctcccattaaaaaagtttgaccaatagaacaaagttgaaagtaatattttggaataaattattttgttagataaataatatgagacgatctatgtttatatagaagtgagtacttacattttttaaaattaataattttcagtatattttccttaatcctttttctatttaatgagaaaatttattccaatgagctcattgttttttttcttaattctcgcttcccactttcttgtaagacgtaTTATCGTTCAACGATAAGAAcgctttctgtttagttgatctagtgttatataatctctgttgttatcttgcatttgtgtattcatcttttgtttatgctacatgtcctgcaaattaatagaaataataataacaccgtgaaaaatttgttaatcccaaaaactgtagttattatgcataaaaaactttgttaacacttcaaagtcaaatatTGCGTAGTATACATTACtaaattgagaaacgaaacaaaattcaaagaaacgatgACTAA
It encodes the following:
- the LOC104724795 gene encoding GDSL esterase/lipase At5g45960-like; this translates as MRSHQTHSSSAVSFIFFLFLLFSPFSFSTSKLEPVKHNPKRKQSVSAILVFGDSTVDPGNNNYINTIFKSDFPPYGLDFKNKIPTGRFCNGRLATDFIASYLGVKENVPPYLDPNLGVNELITGVSFASAGSGYDPLTPTITSVIDIPTQLEYFKEYKRKLESKMGKERMEKHIEEALFVVSAGTNDFVISYFIVPIRRKTFTIEAYQQFVISNLKQFIQGLWKEGARKIVVVGLPPIGCLPIVITLFSGEALTNRRCIDRFSAVATNYNYLLQKELGLMQMSLAGSKILYLDVYNSLYEIIHDHHKFGFEEGSSGCCGSGYLETSFLCNPKSYVCPNTSAYVFFDSIHPSEKTYFNVFKSQRRIYDSIIEL